From Clavelina lepadiformis chromosome 9, kaClaLepa1.1, whole genome shotgun sequence, the proteins below share one genomic window:
- the LOC143471323 gene encoding retinol dehydrogenase 14-like isoform X2 yields MWNHRNRVANDMAEEQRRSASGGWVRSDVRMDGKTVVITGGDQGIGFETALDLARRGARVIMGSRKTDDGEKAKILEECPDANVVAIKLNLASFESIHVFARQITVNEPRIDVLINNAAITGCPKSKTVEGFDMQMGVNYIGHVFLIDQLINLLQRSAPSRIIIVSSSDHKLGEMKWDDMMHDVDYSPLPMYFQTKLANVYFCLELSRQLRGELRLRLNAVSKTV; encoded by the exons atgTGGAACCACAGAAATCGAGTTGCTAACGACATGGCTG AAGAGCAGCGGAGATCGGCTTCAGGAGGTTGGGTGCGATCCGATGTGAGGATGGACGGTAAAACAGTCGTCATCACCGGTGGAGATCAAGGAATCGGATTTGAAACTGCTCTTGATCTTGCACGCAGAGGAGCAAGAGTGATCATGGGCAGCCGTAAAACCGACGACGGAGAGAAAGCGAAA ATACTCGAAGAATGTCCCGACGCCAATGTGGTGGCGATTAAGCTGAATTTGGCTTCTTTTGAATCAATCCATGTATTTGCAAGACAGATAACCGTCAACGAGCCTCGTATCGATGTGCTCATCAATAATGCCG CTATCACGGGCTGCCCTAAATCGAAAACTGTTGAAGGCTTTGACATGCAAATGGGCGTCAACTATATCGGACACGTTTTTCTAATTGATCAACTTATCAACTTGCTTCAG AGAAGTGCTCCAAGTCGCATAATTATTGTGTCCTCGAGTGACCATAAACTTGGTGAAATGAAGTGGGATGATATGATGCACGACGTGGATTACTCCCCATTGCCCATGTACTTTCAAACCAAGCTGGCAAACGTATATTTCTGCCTAGAACTCAGCAGACAACTTAGAGGTGAACTACGGTTACGGTTAAACGCAGTTTCCAAAACAgtctaa
- the LOC143471323 gene encoding retinol dehydrogenase 14-like isoform X1, with protein MWNHRNRVANDMAEEQRRSASGGWVRSDVRMDGKTVVITGGDQGIGFETALDLARRGARVIMGSRKTDDGEKAKAKILEECPDANVVAIKLNLASFESIHVFARQITVNEPRIDVLINNAAITGCPKSKTVEGFDMQMGVNYIGHVFLIDQLINLLQRSAPSRIIIVSSSDHKLGEMKWDDMMHDVDYSPLPMYFQTKLANVYFCLELSRQLRGELRLRLNAVSKTV; from the exons atgTGGAACCACAGAAATCGAGTTGCTAACGACATGGCTG AAGAGCAGCGGAGATCGGCTTCAGGAGGTTGGGTGCGATCCGATGTGAGGATGGACGGTAAAACAGTCGTCATCACCGGTGGAGATCAAGGAATCGGATTTGAAACTGCTCTTGATCTTGCACGCAGAGGAGCAAGAGTGATCATGGGCAGCCGTAAAACCGACGACGGAGAGAAAGCGAAAGCGAAA ATACTCGAAGAATGTCCCGACGCCAATGTGGTGGCGATTAAGCTGAATTTGGCTTCTTTTGAATCAATCCATGTATTTGCAAGACAGATAACCGTCAACGAGCCTCGTATCGATGTGCTCATCAATAATGCCG CTATCACGGGCTGCCCTAAATCGAAAACTGTTGAAGGCTTTGACATGCAAATGGGCGTCAACTATATCGGACACGTTTTTCTAATTGATCAACTTATCAACTTGCTTCAG AGAAGTGCTCCAAGTCGCATAATTATTGTGTCCTCGAGTGACCATAAACTTGGTGAAATGAAGTGGGATGATATGATGCACGACGTGGATTACTCCCCATTGCCCATGTACTTTCAAACCAAGCTGGCAAACGTATATTTCTGCCTAGAACTCAGCAGACAACTTAGAGGTGAACTACGGTTACGGTTAAACGCAGTTTCCAAAACAgtctaa